A section of the Polynucleobacter sp. AP-Jannik-300A-C4 genome encodes:
- a CDS encoding TAXI family TRAP transporter solute-binding subunit, whose product MKLIKVIAVSLTMLFGSAQAQNLSIATGGTGGVYYPMGGGLASVLSSKVPGMSATAEVTGGSVDNLNLVGSGKPYVGFSMADAAKDAEAGQGKFKGRPIDLSTLLVLYPNLMHVVTVESTGIKSMKDLKGKRVSTGSPGSATEVMAFRLLEAAGLDKDKDVQRERLGAAESVNAMKDRKIDAFFWVGGLPTSAVTDLANSPGMNLVMVDNADEVAAMNKKYGNLYFKAVIPKTTYKGMAKDNQAAGVANILVVNAKMPDDEAYKIVKAIFDNKIDLVRTHKEYINVTLENQKQSSSPVQYHPGALKYFKEKNINVN is encoded by the coding sequence ATGAAGCTTATTAAAGTAATAGCAGTATCACTCACCATGTTGTTCGGTTCAGCACAAGCACAGAACCTCTCAATCGCAACCGGCGGTACTGGTGGCGTTTACTACCCTATGGGTGGTGGCTTAGCCTCAGTACTTTCTAGCAAAGTACCAGGCATGTCTGCGACTGCTGAAGTTACTGGCGGATCAGTTGACAACTTGAACCTAGTTGGCTCTGGGAAACCTTATGTTGGCTTCTCAATGGCCGATGCCGCTAAAGATGCTGAAGCCGGCCAGGGGAAATTCAAGGGTAGGCCAATCGATTTGAGCACGCTACTCGTTCTCTACCCAAATCTCATGCACGTTGTCACAGTGGAATCAACTGGCATCAAATCCATGAAAGACCTCAAAGGTAAGCGCGTTAGTACTGGCTCACCAGGTAGCGCTACTGAAGTAATGGCATTTCGCCTACTCGAAGCCGCTGGACTAGACAAAGACAAAGATGTTCAACGTGAGCGTTTAGGTGCAGCAGAGTCTGTTAATGCGATGAAAGACCGTAAGATTGATGCCTTTTTCTGGGTGGGTGGCTTACCAACCTCTGCTGTGACAGACTTGGCTAATAGCCCCGGCATGAATCTTGTCATGGTTGACAATGCTGATGAAGTAGCCGCTATGAACAAAAAATATGGCAATCTCTACTTCAAAGCAGTAATTCCTAAAACTACCTACAAAGGTATGGCTAAGGACAATCAGGCTGCCGGTGTTGCCAACATTTTGGTTGTTAACGCAAAAATGCCAGATGACGAAGCTTACAAAATTGTTAAAGCGATATTTGATAACAAAATTGATCTAGTTCGTACTCACAAGGAATACATTAACGTAACCCTTGAAAATCAGAAGCAGAGCTCCTCTCCAGTGCAGTATCACCCTGGCGCTTTAAAGTACTTCAAAGAAAAAAATATTAACGTAAATTAA
- a CDS encoding M23 family metallopeptidase — protein MKKKVCEWSLFLKRVIKVTGFALVGFIQLPGVELVSSALAQTTTQNSKANKAPQVKQKPVVQKSKQAGLQVKNGSLTQPAKSMSLNPELFKQIEGAPNNQDIANLDYRIQRGCLRRSYNEESLPANLGLDDPSLSDFFKSQTQGFFDRMRGDCIPYALALGSRNRFESLSIMNGPIQDAKTEIWTFTPSAAGSFLIQQDYLRDESKRFTEIQLPLSDVLYDPKKVGDKLPVELVWELNSVIKQIYPEENNALENTNSVVRLIVDFGDKERWAQIWAAEIIDPASGEVFSSAFWVERNDIPGGFYTASGESIERTFWTNPLSYRRISRGVGSVRASSKKAAAPKNGTPVAAPKQRYRTHMGIDYSAPKGTPVFSVATGKVVHLGYSGAFGNLIIIEHPGNYRTYYAHLSGYNVELQVGNEVRRGLEIGYVGSTGRSTGPHLHFELRKDGVYVDPYASKTQLDLWNMRDSDSGLLTREILLLGTPVVN, from the coding sequence GTGAAGAAAAAAGTCTGTGAGTGGTCCCTGTTTTTAAAAAGGGTAATCAAAGTAACTGGATTTGCCCTAGTTGGGTTTATTCAACTGCCAGGGGTGGAGCTCGTCTCTAGCGCTCTAGCGCAAACTACGACTCAAAATAGTAAAGCCAACAAGGCACCTCAAGTCAAGCAAAAGCCTGTAGTGCAAAAGAGTAAGCAGGCTGGGCTTCAAGTGAAGAATGGCTCCCTAACTCAGCCTGCCAAAAGCATGAGCTTAAATCCTGAATTGTTCAAACAAATTGAGGGTGCACCTAACAATCAAGATATAGCCAACCTAGATTACCGTATCCAACGTGGCTGCCTTCGTCGAAGCTATAACGAAGAGAGTCTCCCAGCTAATTTAGGCTTAGACGATCCCAGCTTGAGTGATTTTTTTAAATCGCAAACTCAAGGTTTTTTTGATCGAATGCGGGGTGACTGCATTCCTTACGCTCTAGCTCTAGGAAGTCGTAACCGCTTTGAATCACTTAGCATCATGAATGGCCCCATACAAGATGCTAAGACAGAAATTTGGACTTTTACACCCTCGGCAGCTGGTAGCTTCTTGATTCAACAAGACTATCTAAGAGATGAATCCAAACGTTTTACAGAGATTCAACTACCGCTAAGCGATGTGTTGTATGACCCCAAAAAAGTGGGCGATAAATTACCAGTTGAACTAGTTTGGGAATTGAACTCGGTCATCAAGCAAATTTATCCAGAAGAAAATAATGCGCTTGAAAACACCAACAGCGTTGTTCGCCTGATTGTGGACTTTGGTGATAAAGAGCGTTGGGCGCAAATTTGGGCAGCAGAAATTATTGACCCAGCTAGCGGCGAAGTCTTTTCAAGTGCATTTTGGGTTGAAAGGAACGATATCCCGGGTGGTTTTTATACCGCCAGCGGTGAATCTATTGAGCGCACGTTTTGGACCAATCCCTTAAGCTATCGACGCATCTCCAGAGGAGTCGGTAGTGTGCGAGCATCCAGTAAGAAAGCAGCAGCACCCAAGAATGGCACTCCTGTAGCGGCCCCTAAACAGCGCTATCGAACACATATGGGCATTGACTACTCAGCACCAAAAGGCACACCAGTTTTTAGCGTAGCTACAGGCAAGGTAGTTCATCTCGGCTATAGCGGCGCGTTTGGCAACCTCATCATCATCGAACATCCTGGAAACTATCGCACCTACTATGCGCATTTAAGCGGCTACAACGTTGAGTTGCAAGTGGGCAACGAAGTCCGACGCGGTTTAGAGATTGGCTATGTTGGATCAACTGGTCGCTCTACTGGGCCTCATCTACATTTTGAATTAAGAAAAGATGGAGTCTATGTCGACCCCTATGCCTCAAAAACACAATTAGATTTATGGAATATGCGTGATAGCGATAGCGGCTTACTTACTAGAGAAATTCTCTTGCTAGGAACACCCGTAGTAAATTAA
- a CDS encoding DUF2177 family protein, with protein sequence MLKYLAVYFSFLLSFVIIDFIWLLGIAKNLYRDDMGSLMASEPKLLAGLGFYLFYALGASIFVILPAISKQSWLYAVQYGALFGFFCYMTYDLTNLAVIRDFPMRLAFVDIAWGSAVTAASSALAYWLGSKIV encoded by the coding sequence TTGCTCAAGTATTTAGCGGTGTATTTTTCATTTCTACTGTCATTTGTCATCATTGACTTCATTTGGCTTCTTGGCATCGCCAAAAATCTCTACCGCGATGATATGGGCTCACTCATGGCCAGCGAGCCTAAGCTATTAGCTGGGCTTGGCTTCTACTTATTCTATGCACTTGGTGCATCGATTTTTGTCATCCTGCCAGCAATTTCAAAACAGTCGTGGTTATATGCAGTGCAATATGGCGCCCTATTTGGCTTCTTTTGCTATATGACTTACGATCTCACCAACCTTGCTGTGATCCGTGATTTCCCTATGCGACTGGCATTTGTAGATATCGCATGGGGCTCAGCGGTAACAGCGGCATCTAGCGCTCTAGCCTACTGGCTTGGTAGTAAGATAGTTTGA
- a CDS encoding 3-hydroxyacyl-CoA dehydrogenase NAD-binding domain-containing protein produces the protein MSKVIVIGTGTMGVGIAAGFLAFGANTILLGRDLEKAKLSLSKVEECADSINPAWRESGAQLIAGTIADWSDWENTDLIIETISERLELKKAMFSELDQRVPPSIPIGSNSSGFPISDIAQGLPTSYRMFNTHYFMPTHIVPLVEVVLGATSDPQMAEQICSLYRAHGKKPVLVKRDIPGFLANRIQHALMREALSLVQEGIASPDDVDTAVRYSFGFRYAAVGPMTQKEISGWEGMALAAEVIYPSLSNINAPPACVMDLVSTGKTGMSKGAGFREWSPEEAREMKQVYEIRLKAAFEVLKIAPELN, from the coding sequence ATGAGTAAAGTCATTGTGATAGGTACAGGCACCATGGGTGTGGGTATTGCTGCTGGCTTTCTGGCATTTGGTGCCAACACGATTTTGCTGGGCAGGGATCTTGAGAAAGCAAAGCTGAGTCTCTCCAAGGTGGAGGAATGCGCCGACTCTATTAATCCAGCATGGCGAGAAAGCGGTGCGCAACTCATTGCTGGCACTATCGCAGACTGGTCAGATTGGGAGAACACCGATCTCATTATTGAAACCATCTCTGAGCGCCTAGAGCTGAAAAAGGCAATGTTTAGCGAGCTTGATCAGCGTGTACCGCCTAGCATTCCAATTGGTAGTAATAGCTCAGGCTTTCCTATAAGCGATATTGCGCAAGGCCTTCCAACAAGCTACCGCATGTTCAATACCCATTACTTCATGCCCACTCATATCGTTCCTTTGGTGGAGGTGGTGCTGGGTGCAACATCAGATCCTCAAATGGCAGAGCAGATTTGTAGTCTCTATCGCGCCCATGGCAAAAAACCGGTATTGGTCAAGCGTGATATTCCAGGATTTCTGGCTAACCGAATTCAGCATGCCTTAATGCGCGAAGCACTCTCTCTGGTGCAAGAGGGAATCGCCTCGCCAGATGATGTTGATACTGCGGTGCGCTACAGTTTTGGCTTTCGTTACGCAGCAGTTGGGCCAATGACTCAAAAAGAAATCTCTGGATGGGAAGGTATGGCACTAGCCGCAGAGGTAATCTACCCTTCCCTATCCAACATTAATGCGCCACCTGCTTGCGTCATGGATCTAGTGAGCACTGGAAAAACGGGTATGTCCAAGGGCGCAGGCTTCAGAGAGTGGTCACCAGAAGAAGCGAGAGAAATGAAGCAAGTCTATGAAATACGTCTCAAGGCAGCATTTGAGGTATTAAAAATAGCCCCGGAACTAAATTAA
- a CDS encoding TRAP transporter fused permease subunit has product MTQNAIDNETQAKLDAFIKEEEGDSNDYKGLLAKFITLVAVGMSLFHLYAAYSIVPTQELRVIHVALVLFLIFLSFPIASRFKNRLMWWDVIFAVGSLLIAYYMLSNADDLFDRNTFPTQFDVFVGICLILMILEAVRRTNGLILVTVTVLFLLYALYGNYLPAPWTHKGYDLDRLVGYMYMTLEGIYGTAVDVSATLIILFTIFGAFLQFTGAGKFFIDFSFAAMGGKSSGVGRTIVMSSFLLGGPSGSGVATTVTVGSVAAPMLEKVGYEKNAAGGLLAAGGLGAIISPPVLGAAAFLIADFLKISYLDVILMATIPTILFYLGLFVMVEIDVRKYGMKNLQFKAAETAWQLTKKYWFHFFSLISIVVFMMMGFSPIMSVFAATIVSAFSSMLREDTAIIPWSWFRGKEPFWSGLYQSNLTKSLAAGSTGVLAIAATCAGAGLIVGTVTLTGLGLKFSAIVIQYAGGSLLLTAIFTGLVVWVVGLAVPVTASYIICAVIAAPALINLGVPDFAAHMFIFYYAVLSEVSPPTALSPFAAAAICKGNPYKTTLQTWKYVAPAILVPFMFVLDKSGVSLLLMGSTTALAQADWSQIAWISFTAVMGVICLAGGLQGWFIEKTNIFERVVMVASGVALAYPANEADLLGFAGFGIVLLTQALRNRRLRRISP; this is encoded by the coding sequence ATGACTCAAAACGCAATAGACAACGAAACTCAAGCCAAGCTAGATGCCTTCATTAAAGAAGAAGAAGGTGACTCCAATGACTACAAAGGATTGCTAGCAAAATTTATTACTCTGGTGGCGGTGGGAATGTCACTCTTTCATCTCTATGCAGCATACTCAATTGTTCCAACCCAAGAATTACGCGTTATTCACGTTGCTCTTGTACTCTTTTTGATTTTCTTAAGTTTCCCTATTGCATCTCGCTTTAAGAACCGACTCATGTGGTGGGATGTCATATTTGCAGTTGGCTCGCTGTTAATTGCGTATTACATGCTGAGTAATGCAGATGACTTGTTTGACAGAAATACGTTTCCAACCCAATTTGATGTTTTTGTGGGGATTTGCCTAATCCTCATGATTCTCGAAGCAGTCCGAAGAACCAATGGCTTAATTCTAGTCACGGTAACCGTTCTCTTCCTCTTGTACGCTTTATACGGCAACTACCTTCCAGCTCCATGGACCCACAAAGGCTACGATCTCGATCGTTTGGTAGGTTACATGTACATGACACTTGAAGGCATTTATGGCACCGCAGTAGACGTGTCAGCAACCCTAATTATTCTCTTCACAATTTTTGGCGCCTTCTTGCAGTTCACTGGTGCAGGTAAATTCTTTATTGATTTTTCGTTTGCAGCTATGGGCGGCAAATCCTCTGGTGTTGGCAGAACTATTGTGATGTCATCATTCCTATTGGGCGGACCATCTGGTTCTGGTGTAGCTACTACCGTCACCGTAGGTTCCGTTGCTGCGCCTATGCTAGAAAAGGTTGGCTACGAAAAAAATGCTGCCGGGGGATTATTAGCTGCAGGTGGTTTAGGCGCTATCATTTCTCCGCCAGTTTTAGGGGCGGCAGCATTCTTGATCGCTGACTTCCTCAAAATATCGTATTTAGATGTCATCCTGATGGCTACCATACCAACCATCTTGTTTTACCTTGGCTTATTTGTCATGGTAGAGATTGATGTTCGTAAATATGGAATGAAGAACCTGCAATTCAAGGCAGCTGAAACTGCCTGGCAATTAACCAAGAAATATTGGTTCCACTTTTTCTCGCTAATCTCAATTGTTGTATTCATGATGATGGGATTCTCGCCAATCATGTCTGTCTTTGCAGCAACAATCGTGTCAGCCTTCTCAAGCATGTTGCGCGAAGACACCGCCATCATTCCATGGTCATGGTTTAGAGGTAAAGAGCCGTTTTGGTCTGGCCTTTATCAATCCAACCTAACAAAATCTCTTGCTGCTGGATCAACTGGGGTGTTAGCAATCGCAGCTACTTGTGCTGGCGCCGGTCTGATTGTGGGTACAGTTACCTTAACGGGCTTAGGACTTAAATTTAGCGCTATTGTGATTCAGTATGCTGGCGGTTCGCTACTGCTAACTGCCATTTTTACTGGCTTAGTTGTTTGGGTGGTTGGTCTTGCAGTGCCAGTTACCGCGTCATACATTATTTGTGCAGTGATAGCCGCTCCCGCCCTGATTAACTTAGGTGTACCTGATTTTGCGGCGCATATGTTCATCTTCTACTACGCCGTGCTCTCTGAGGTTTCCCCTCCAACAGCCCTCTCGCCATTTGCGGCGGCAGCGATTTGTAAAGGCAATCCTTACAAGACAACACTTCAAACCTGGAAGTATGTTGCCCCCGCCATCTTGGTGCCATTTATGTTTGTTTTAGATAAGTCTGGTGTCAGCCTTTTATTGATGGGATCAACCACTGCATTAGCTCAGGCTGATTGGAGTCAAATTGCATGGATCTCCTTTACGGCAGTCATGGGCGTTATTTGCCTTGCAGGTGGACTACAGGGTTGGTTTATCGAAAAAACCAATATATTTGAGCGAGTGGTGATGGTGGCTTCTGGTGTTGCTCTCGCCTACCCTGCAAATGAAGCTGATTTATTAGGCTTTGCAGGATTTGGCATCGTACTCCTCACGCAAGCGCTCAGAAACCGTAGGCTTCGAAGAATTTCGCCGTAA
- a CDS encoding mandelate racemase/muconate lactonizing enzyme family protein: protein MPIIESVSVAAVAVPLDKVTSFSTRTVSERHYCLVKVRGKDGNEGIGFCYVGSAGGEIAKIAVEQLLAPKLIGQNSHRSEGLWMDMYNESILQGRAGAVMRGISILDTALWDLNARAAKLPLHHYLGSVVDDRVPAYASGGYYLDGKTPAKLGKEMESYVKQGFKAVKMKVGRLSPREEEARVKAARKAVGDDVLLTLDANNAWRDLPTALEYIRRFEAYNPYWIEEPFSPDAIDLHAALARQTKINVATGEMEAGRWRFRELIDAGGAAILQSDAAVCGGITEWRRISAYADLKGVIVCPHWMHDLHAPLVAATPNARFVEFFLDDQVLNFRRLINKQLTFKNGDLILHKTPGLGFEFDEAAIKKYAGKVAWTKIT, encoded by the coding sequence ATGCCAATTATTGAGTCAGTATCAGTAGCTGCAGTAGCGGTGCCTCTAGATAAGGTCACCTCTTTTTCTACGCGCACAGTTTCAGAGCGTCACTATTGCTTAGTCAAGGTACGTGGCAAAGATGGCAATGAGGGTATTGGCTTTTGCTACGTTGGTAGTGCGGGCGGAGAAATTGCCAAGATTGCAGTAGAGCAATTGCTGGCCCCAAAATTGATTGGTCAAAATAGTCATCGCAGCGAAGGACTGTGGATGGATATGTATAACGAGTCTATTTTGCAAGGGCGCGCTGGCGCAGTCATGCGTGGCATTTCTATCTTGGATACCGCACTTTGGGACTTAAACGCCCGTGCCGCAAAACTACCTCTGCACCATTACTTAGGCTCAGTTGTAGATGACCGTGTGCCGGCTTATGCCAGTGGTGGCTATTATTTAGACGGCAAAACACCTGCCAAGCTGGGTAAGGAGATGGAGTCTTACGTAAAACAGGGTTTTAAGGCCGTCAAAATGAAGGTGGGGCGTCTATCCCCAAGAGAAGAAGAGGCGCGCGTTAAGGCTGCTCGTAAGGCTGTAGGCGACGATGTTTTACTGACCTTGGATGCCAACAATGCTTGGCGTGATCTGCCAACTGCCTTGGAATATATTCGTCGCTTTGAGGCTTACAACCCATACTGGATTGAGGAGCCATTTTCTCCCGATGCGATTGACCTGCATGCGGCGCTGGCACGTCAAACCAAGATCAACGTTGCTACCGGTGAGATGGAGGCTGGACGCTGGCGTTTTAGGGAGCTGATTGACGCTGGCGGTGCAGCTATTCTGCAGTCGGATGCAGCGGTGTGTGGCGGTATTACTGAGTGGCGTCGTATTTCAGCCTATGCAGATTTAAAGGGTGTGATTGTTTGTCCACATTGGATGCATGATTTGCATGCACCTTTAGTAGCCGCAACCCCCAATGCGCGTTTTGTGGAGTTCTTCTTGGATGATCAGGTCTTAAACTTCCGTAGATTGATTAATAAACAGCTGACCTTTAAGAACGGCGATTTGATTCTGCATAAGACCCCAGGCTTAGGTTTTGAGTTTGATGAAGCTGCGATTAAAAAATATGCCGGTAAAGTTGCCTGGACCAAGATTACTTAA
- a CDS encoding 2-hydroxyacid dehydrogenase has translation MIPVNSVLQVGQFPEVMQKAIDQRITPVRYPDLNAKLPPGSYESILIRSNTQLPVALLEKLPLLKMVATCGVGYDNLPLGYLKAKGIKASNTPGVLNDAVCELAVGMMFGLLRRIPQAHEFVKSAAWSKGLFTVTTTLAGKCVGIAGMGRIGQDLAKRLEAFKVKIAYTGPSRKEVPYEYFPDIHSLAKASDVLFLACPATPETEKMVNAEVLSALGTKGFLINIARGSVVDETALLVALQQNIIAGAALDVFENEPNPNIGFLNLDNVLLTPHIGSATSETRQLMTNLAIDNLEAFYNKKTLLTEVKN, from the coding sequence ATGATCCCAGTCAATTCAGTACTGCAGGTCGGACAATTTCCTGAGGTAATGCAAAAGGCAATTGACCAACGCATTACCCCGGTTCGCTACCCTGACCTCAACGCCAAGCTCCCCCCAGGCTCTTACGAGAGCATTTTGATTCGCTCAAACACTCAACTACCCGTCGCATTACTCGAGAAACTCCCCCTATTAAAGATGGTTGCCACTTGTGGGGTAGGCTACGATAACCTTCCCCTAGGCTACCTCAAGGCCAAGGGAATCAAAGCTAGCAATACCCCAGGCGTTTTAAATGACGCTGTTTGTGAGCTGGCGGTTGGCATGATGTTTGGACTACTGCGTCGCATACCCCAAGCGCATGAATTTGTTAAAAGTGCAGCTTGGTCAAAAGGTTTATTTACAGTTACCACTACTCTTGCCGGTAAGTGCGTCGGCATTGCGGGAATGGGTCGCATCGGACAAGACCTGGCTAAACGCCTAGAGGCATTCAAAGTCAAGATTGCCTACACTGGCCCAAGCCGTAAAGAGGTTCCTTATGAGTACTTTCCCGATATCCATTCTTTAGCAAAGGCATCCGATGTTCTTTTCTTGGCCTGCCCTGCTACCCCAGAAACAGAGAAAATGGTTAACGCTGAAGTCCTATCGGCCTTAGGCACTAAGGGCTTCCTCATCAATATTGCACGTGGAAGCGTGGTGGATGAGACCGCACTTTTAGTTGCACTGCAGCAAAATATCATTGCTGGTGCAGCACTCGATGTATTTGAAAATGAACCAAATCCAAACATCGGGTTTCTAAATCTTGATAATGTCTTATTAACACCGCATATTGGAAGTGCTACTTCTGAAACGCGACAATTGATGACAAATTTAGCAATAGATAATTTAGAAGCTTTCTATAATAAAAAAACACTTCTGACGGAAGTAAAAAATTAA
- a CDS encoding universal stress protein: MFKHLLVPVDGSDVSKKALKRVAELAKADKAAVTLVYVSDPMPPMVYSDSTMGYGISLKDHKKVCDTFAADILKKSAVVLGAAIKANTLHIANSNLSEGILDGAKKAKADVIVMASHKRTGIKSVLLGSETHEVIVHSKLPVLVIG; the protein is encoded by the coding sequence ATGTTCAAGCACTTATTAGTACCAGTTGATGGTTCGGATGTCAGCAAAAAGGCATTAAAAAGAGTGGCTGAGCTTGCCAAGGCCGATAAGGCTGCTGTGACATTGGTTTATGTATCCGATCCAATGCCGCCGATGGTGTATTCCGATAGCACTATGGGGTATGGCATCTCTCTCAAGGACCATAAAAAGGTATGCGATACCTTTGCTGCGGATATCCTGAAAAAGTCCGCAGTTGTATTGGGCGCTGCTATTAAGGCCAATACCCTGCATATTGCTAATAGCAATCTATCCGAAGGTATTTTGGATGGGGCTAAGAAAGCCAAGGCCGATGTCATCGTGATGGCCTCTCATAAACGCACTGGTATTAAGAGTGTTCTATTGGGTAGCGAAACACATGAGGTGATTGTGCACTCCAAGTTGCCAGTATTAGTTATAGGCTGA
- a CDS encoding dihydrodipicolinate synthase family protein, protein MTISLHPSTLPAVLSPVLTPFKEDGSPDAQKLLKQCQWLEANGVGQAIFGTNSEANSMSARQKMATLTSLVEGGLNPAHMMPGTGATSIDAAVNMTRHALEHKCAGVLMLPPFYYKDITDDGLFAYFSEVIQKVGNAALQIYIYNIPPVTKINLSLSLLERLAKEYPKTVVGMKDSSGDWAYTESVIKLLAPSGFRVYAGSETFLMRALRAGGVGCISATANVNPRAIAELAAHWRESDADQRQAALDQVRSVFAQYQMIAGMKTAVAHFSKDPEWLRVRPPLMQLSADQQAKLLSELQKINFSMPGL, encoded by the coding sequence ATGACAATTTCCCTACACCCTTCCACACTACCTGCAGTGCTCTCACCTGTATTGACTCCATTTAAAGAGGACGGTAGTCCCGATGCGCAAAAATTACTGAAGCAATGCCAATGGCTTGAGGCTAATGGTGTTGGTCAAGCGATCTTCGGCACGAACTCTGAAGCCAACTCTATGTCTGCCCGCCAAAAGATGGCGACCTTAACCTCACTAGTAGAGGGCGGCTTAAACCCAGCACACATGATGCCTGGTACGGGTGCCACATCTATTGATGCCGCGGTCAATATGACTCGTCATGCGCTTGAACATAAGTGCGCCGGCGTATTGATGCTGCCACCGTTCTACTACAAAGATATTACTGATGATGGTCTCTTTGCTTACTTCTCAGAAGTGATTCAAAAGGTTGGCAACGCAGCATTGCAAATTTACATTTACAACATCCCTCCTGTTACCAAGATCAACCTTAGCCTTTCTTTGCTGGAGCGCTTAGCGAAGGAATACCCCAAAACTGTTGTCGGCATGAAAGACAGTTCTGGTGATTGGGCCTACACAGAATCTGTTATCAAGCTGTTAGCACCATCAGGATTCCGTGTTTACGCAGGCAGTGAAACCTTCCTCATGCGCGCCCTTCGTGCTGGCGGAGTTGGCTGTATCTCTGCAACTGCTAACGTAAACCCTAGGGCTATTGCTGAATTAGCAGCCCATTGGAGAGAATCTGACGCAGATCAACGTCAAGCCGCCTTAGATCAAGTACGCTCTGTATTTGCTCAGTATCAAATGATTGCCGGTATGAAAACTGCAGTTGCCCATTTCAGTAAAGATCCAGAGTGGTTACGCGTACGCCCACCACTCATGCAACTCAGCGCAGACCAGCAAGCAAAGTTACTCAGCGAGCTACAAAAAATCAATTTCAGCATGCCAGGCCTTTAA